The Ancylothrix sp. D3o genomic sequence GCCGGTGTTTCCCACCATTGCCGTTAATAAAAAACTGCCTTGACTTAATTTTGAGGGAGGAGAAGCAAAAAAAGTAGGAATGCTGGTTTTTTTCTGAAACTTTAGCCCTTCTATCTTTAACCACAAAATGCCTAATCCCCAACCTAAAAAAATTGCCACCCAAGCCACCACCGCCGCCAGCCAAATAGAACCCGATAAATCAGCATGACGTAAAAAAGCTACCACACTCACCGGCACCCCAACCCAAAACAAAAACTTACCCAAAAAAGCCGCTGTATTGTTCGGAAGAAACCGACCAAGAATCCAACCCAAAACCACCCCACCGGCCAGCTTTCCATACAAAAAGAATAATTCAATAAAAAACGCATTCATAAGTCATTGGTTGTCTAATTTTAGCTAAATGAGATTAAAAAAAACCAAAATTATCACTTATAAAAAAGCCGCTTTAGTATCTGTAGTGCAGGCATCTTGCCTGCCATACCAAACGGCATTTATTTTACCCACTACAGCCCCGTTTGTATTATTATAATTAGACTTGACAATTTTCACATTTTGTTATTAACTTACAAACAGTAACGATTCCCATCTTTTTAGAGTATGCGGGAATTGCCAAAACAGAACTGTAGCTAAGGAGTAATCTAAGTTGCAGAAATAATCTGTAAAATTGAGTAATGGATTCGTGCAGGAGTGGCACCCTTGACTAAGGCAGGATCGTCTGGAAAACCCTTCCAAAACTCAACACCCGGTGTTGACGATATTCCCATAGCATTACGCGACACACGCCAAGCCCAAAAAAAACCGCTTAACGGGAGAGTGTGGCTGATTGGTGGAACAGTCGGAATTATCTTAACATTGCTCACCGGCTTAGGGTTTGCCCTCATGGAAACCCAAAACATAGCAAAACGCCAACTCGAAGAAAACATAACCACACAAACCACACCGGCCCCAAGCGAGCCAACAGCCACAGCCACAACTCCAGCAACAACTCAACCCAAGCCAGAAGCACTTTTAGGGCATTTTCCCTACAAAGAAGCGCCCCTTAGCGAACTTGCCCCCATCACCTCCGACGGTAGCATCAAAATGCGGAAAGCCGCAGCCGAAGCCTTCAACCAAATGCAAGCAGCAGCGAGAGCAGAAGGTATAAACTTAGTAGTAATTTCAGGATTTCGCAGCATCAAGGACCAAGATTACCTATTTTTTGAAGTCAAAGCCGAACGCGGACAAACCGCCTCAACCAGAGCCAACGTCAGCGCCCCCCCTGGATACAGCGAACATCACACCGGCTACGCTGTCGATATTGGCGATGGCAATGTGCCGGCAACCAACCTCAGCCCCGACTTTGAAAACACCCCCGCCTATAAATGGTTAGAAGCGAACGCCGCCCACTACAGTTTTGAAATTTCCTTTCCAAGAAACAACCCCCAAGGTGTTAGTTACGAACCTTGGCACTGGCGTTTTGTCGGCGATACCCACAGCCTAGAAACTTTCTATAAAGCCAGAGGAAATCAATAATTAAGAGGAAATCAATAATTAAATGGAAGGCAGGCGAGACGCCCGCCCCACTGGGGAAGGGGTGAAAAGGTGAAAAGGTGATTAAGGGCTGGCCGGTCAATTTCCAACGAAATCAACTGATATAAAAATTTGAATAAACCATGAACCAAACCGCAATTAACTTAATCGCCATCACAGTTTTTAGCCTTACTATTTCCAGCTTATTAGGGCCCTTATTTAATTTACCCCCAGCCGTCCCCGCCGTTCTTGCCTTTTGCATTTTAGGACTCGCCACCATCGATAGTTTTAATTGGCGAGGACAACTGGGAACCTTAATTATTGAAAAAATCAGCGCTATTTCTCCAGAACACCGGCAGCGGATCATTCACCACGAAGCCGGTCATTTTTTAGTTGCCCATTTGTTAGAAATTCCGGTTGCCGGTTATGCCTTAAGCGCCTGGGAAGCCTTCCAGCAAGGGCAATCAGCCCAAGGCGGTGTACGATTTGACGACCAAAAATTAAATGCAGAACTTGAACAAGGGCAAATTTCTGCTCTTATTTTAGAACGCTATTCTAAAGTTTGGATGGCAGGAATAGCCGCCGAACAATTTGTTTATGGAAATGCCCAAGGCGGCGCTGAAGACCGGCAGAAAGTCCGCGCCATTTATACACAAATAGGCATGGCATCTCAAGCCCAAATCAAAGAAAGAGGAAGCGCCTTACAAGCCTTAAACTTAATTCAAACCCATCAAGAAGCCTATCAAGCCTTAGTTGAAGCAATGACGAAAAAATTAAGTGTTGAGGAGTGTTGCCGGTTAATTGATGAACGCCGGTCTTAAGCTGCCCTTCAAGCCTGTAATGACGCAAATTCAGGTTTTTAAAAACTCCCAGATAGACTGTTTTGGCAGAAATCGGAAAATAGGGAATATAAAAACCCCAAGCCTGTAATGACGCAAATTCAGGTTTTTAAAAACTCCCAGATAGACTTTTTGGCAGGAATTGGAAAAAGGGATTATAAGCAAAAAAACCGGCACCGCATCAACCTACAAACCTTCTTTTTTCTCCCCATCAGGTTCTAAACCTAACAGCAACTTTTCAACTCGTGCTTGAATGCGACTGTGTTTTTCCACCCCTTCATAGGCATAACGATTATAACCATTTTGCTGAATCAAACCGGCCAAATAACTAATCCTTTCCGGTGTAGCGGGGTGAGAAGACAACAAACTCAGACTTTCCCCATCCCCTTTTTGCTCATTCAAAGTCACCATCAAATTATATAACCCATCCGAAGCATAACCCGCCGCCACTAGAATTCTCGTCCCCAAAATATCCGCTTGACGTTCTTGATCACGACTATAATCTAACATCACCAAATCAGTCAGCGGCCCACCCAAAGGAATATACTGGGCAATACTAGCCAATAAACTGCCATCTGTCACCCGTTGGAAACCATGCGATAACACAGCATGAGAAATTTCATGTGCCAACAAACCGGCTAATTCTGCTTCCGAATTCGTATGTTTAATCGCACCGGCATTAACAAAAACCTTCCCCCCTGGTAAAGCAAAAGCATTAAGACTTTTATCATTCACCACATAAAACTGATATTCAAAATCTCTACCGCTTAACTTAGCTAACTTCTGCCCCAACTCATTCACATAAGCATTCACCTCCTTATCATCAACCATCTCCATTTGTTGCTTAGCAGAACCGGCAATTCTTTCGCCTAAAGAAGATTCACCTTCCAGCAACAAAGCCGTTGTTTGTACCGCAGAAAGAGCACCGAAAGGATTGCCGGTAAGCGCAACATTCAAAGCCCCAAACAAACCATTAGCAATAGCATTGCCGGTTAATTGTTCCCGTAAAGAAGACTGAAACCGGCCCATATTTTCATCAGCAAGAACAGCAAACTCAGCCGCCTGGGGATGATTAGAATTTAAAACAGCAAATTGACGCGCCGCCACCGAAGCTTCCAACCATTTTTGATTTTGAGAAAGCGCATTAACCTTAGCCTTCAACAAATCAGGTTGATCGGGATATAAAACACTAGCCTTTTCTAAAACCGTC encodes the following:
- a CDS encoding D-alanyl-D-alanine carboxypeptidase family protein; this encodes MTKAGSSGKPFQNSTPGVDDIPIALRDTRQAQKKPLNGRVWLIGGTVGIILTLLTGLGFALMETQNIAKRQLEENITTQTTPAPSEPTATATTPATTQPKPEALLGHFPYKEAPLSELAPITSDGSIKMRKAAAEAFNQMQAAARAEGINLVVISGFRSIKDQDYLFFEVKAERGQTASTRANVSAPPGYSEHHTGYAVDIGDGNVPATNLSPDFENTPAYKWLEANAAHYSFEISFPRNNPQGVSYEPWHWRFVGDTHSLETFYKARGNQ
- a CDS encoding ATP-dependent Zn protease produces the protein MNQTAINLIAITVFSLTISSLLGPLFNLPPAVPAVLAFCILGLATIDSFNWRGQLGTLIIEKISAISPEHRQRIIHHEAGHFLVAHLLEIPVAGYALSAWEAFQQGQSAQGGVRFDDQKLNAELEQGQISALILERYSKVWMAGIAAEQFVYGNAQGGAEDRQKVRAIYTQIGMASQAQIKERGSALQALNLIQTHQEAYQALVEAMTKKLSVEECCRLIDERRS
- a CDS encoding M48 family metallopeptidase; translation: MKRLWNSLLIVLNLAVVPVEAVFAQVSPPENPPATLQTPTAQKSRLQQLIEADRLFLSGDKQAAEQLYRSAKKPFSAEIEASSTPRIEAITDPELLPPDGRVYWREAKDGFEQKLATKVMVSLQMLVDRYPQFIPGIILYAESLNYYGGYDDPLTVLEKASVLYPDQPDLLKAKVNALSQNQKWLEASVAARQFAVLNSNHPQAAEFAVLADENMGRFQSSLREQLTGNAIANGLFGALNVALTGNPFGALSAVQTTALLLEGESSLGERIAGSAKQQMEMVDDKEVNAYVNELGQKLAKLSGRDFEYQFYVVNDKSLNAFALPGGKVFVNAGAIKHTNSEAELAGLLAHEISHAVLSHGFQRVTDGSLLASIAQYIPLGGPLTDLVMLDYSRDQERQADILGTRILVAAGYASDGLYNLMVTLNEQKGDGESLSLLSSHPATPERISYLAGLIQQNGYNRYAYEGVEKHSRIQARVEKLLLGLEPDGEKKEGL